A single genomic interval of Lacrimispora sphenoides JCM 1415 harbors:
- a CDS encoding DUF3810 domain-containing protein encodes MGGKCRNQDRTLIAASALMFAVSTLFQILARKVPGFGDWYARRVYRFMVGSIGRLSGVFPFALVEICTYLLILYAVFYVFVHRKERKKILIRAVFLVTGLFLLFTFNCGINYYRKPFSSYSGLDMRKSSVEELERLCRELTDEVNRMCGDIVKEIDLKSLEKESVKAMKRLGEAYPELAGYYPPPKPLLWSYFFSVQQLCGQYSPFTVEATYNRSMPDYNIPHTVCHELSHLRGFMREDEANFIGYLACIGSEVDAFRYSGYLTGWVYATNALAKADREAYAEICGQLSEKAWDDLRINNEFWGKYEGKTAEVSNRMNDTYLKLNSQSDGVNSYGRMVDLMLAYARLK; translated from the coding sequence ATGGGAGGGAAATGCCGGAATCAGGATAGAACGCTTATTGCAGCTTCTGCGTTAATGTTTGCAGTTTCAACGCTGTTTCAGATACTGGCAAGAAAGGTTCCGGGATTTGGGGACTGGTATGCCAGGCGTGTTTACCGGTTTATGGTAGGAAGCATTGGAAGGCTGTCCGGGGTATTTCCCTTTGCCCTTGTGGAGATTTGTACCTACCTGCTTATTTTGTACGCTGTTTTCTACGTCTTCGTCCACCGAAAGGAGAGGAAGAAGATTCTCATAAGAGCCGTGTTTCTCGTTACCGGCCTGTTTTTACTGTTTACCTTTAACTGTGGTATCAATTATTACCGGAAGCCGTTTTCCAGCTATTCAGGGCTGGACATGAGAAAGTCTTCCGTTGAGGAACTGGAGCGTCTCTGCCGGGAGCTTACAGATGAAGTTAACCGTATGTGCGGAGATATAGTAAAAGAGATAGACTTAAAAAGCCTGGAAAAGGAAAGTGTAAAAGCCATGAAAAGACTGGGAGAGGCTTATCCTGAGCTGGCAGGCTATTACCCGCCTCCCAAGCCCCTCCTATGGTCTTACTTCTTTTCCGTCCAGCAGCTTTGCGGCCAGTATTCCCCTTTTACTGTGGAGGCCACTTATAACCGGTCCATGCCGGATTACAACATTCCCCATACGGTCTGCCATGAGCTGTCCCACCTAAGAGGGTTCATGAGAGAGGATGAGGCCAACTTCATCGGCTATCTGGCCTGCATTGGATCTGAGGTTGATGCATTTCGCTACAGCGGGTACTTAACCGGCTGGGTTTACGCTACCAATGCCCTGGCAAAAGCAGACCGGGAAGCATACGCAGAAATCTGCGGACAGCTTAGTGAAAAGGCATGGGATGATTTAAGAATCAACAATGAATTCTGGGGGAAATACGAGGGGAAGACTGCCGAGGTTTCCAACCGGATGAATGATACTTATTTAAAGCTCAACAGCCAGTCTGATGGCGTTAACAGCTATGGCAGAATGGTTGATCTAATGCTGGCTTACGCAAGGCTCAAATAA
- the lepB gene encoding signal peptidase I, whose translation MKKNDNMPKEREPFSWREEIISWIKIIITAAVIAFLLNNFIIANSRVPSGSMEKTIMTGDRVIGSRLSYYFGDPKRGDIAIFHFPDDPTGKTYYVKRVIGLPGDIIDIRDGKVYINNSETPLEEPYLPEPMEPEPDAHYEVPEDCYFMLGDNRNFSADARRWKHKFVEKDKIIAKVLFRYFPSIKNIE comes from the coding sequence ATGAAAAAGAACGATAACATGCCAAAAGAACGGGAACCGTTCAGCTGGAGGGAAGAAATCATCAGTTGGATCAAGATCATCATAACCGCCGCTGTCATTGCATTTTTGCTCAATAATTTCATCATCGCAAACAGCAGGGTACCCAGCGGATCCATGGAAAAGACCATTATGACAGGAGACCGGGTCATTGGCTCCAGGCTGTCCTATTATTTTGGCGATCCGAAGAGGGGAGATATCGCCATCTTCCATTTCCCTGATGACCCTACCGGAAAAACCTATTACGTAAAACGTGTCATCGGCCTTCCAGGCGACATCATTGATATCCGGGACGGAAAAGTTTATATCAATAATTCCGAGACGCCTCTTGAAGAGCCTTATCTTCCGGAGCCAATGGAACCGGAACCTGACGCCCATTATGAAGTGCCGGAAGATTGCTACTTCATGCTTGGAGACAACCGGAATTTCTCCGCAGATGCAAGAAGGTGGAAACATAAATTCGTGGAAAAGGACAAGATCATCGCAAAGGTCCTGTTCCGGTATTTCCCTTCCATAAAAAATATTGAATAA
- a CDS encoding NAD(P)-dependent oxidoreductase yields MKKIGFIGIGIMGKSMVRNLMKAGYEVAVYSRTKSKAEDILSEGAIWCEDVKACSKGRDGVITIVGYPQDVEEVYFGENGIIANADKGTCLIDMTTTSPKLAVRIYEEAKQAGLKALDAPVTGGDTGAREGTLTILAGGDRDAYDRCLPVFEAMGKAIRYEGKAGNGQHTKMCNQIAIAGALSGVCEAMVYAKANGLDVDTMVDSIATGAAGSAQLNAMAPRILSGDFAPGFFIKHFIKDMKLAAEEAEGAGIRLGVLDHVLSMYESMAASGHEDEGTQALVKYYQW; encoded by the coding sequence ATGAAAAAGATTGGATTTATCGGAATTGGAATTATGGGAAAGTCCATGGTACGCAATCTGATGAAGGCTGGATATGAGGTGGCGGTATATTCAAGAACCAAAAGCAAGGCAGAAGATATCCTTTCTGAAGGTGCCATATGGTGCGAAGATGTGAAGGCCTGCTCCAAAGGAAGAGATGGGGTCATCACCATCGTTGGGTATCCGCAGGATGTGGAAGAGGTCTATTTCGGGGAAAATGGGATTATCGCTAACGCAGACAAGGGAACCTGCTTGATTGACATGACAACCACCAGTCCCAAGCTTGCGGTACGGATTTATGAAGAAGCAAAACAGGCAGGGCTAAAAGCCCTGGATGCCCCGGTGACAGGAGGAGATACTGGCGCAAGGGAAGGAACCCTTACCATACTGGCAGGAGGAGACAGAGACGCTTATGACCGCTGCCTCCCTGTTTTTGAGGCAATGGGAAAGGCCATCCGGTATGAAGGAAAGGCCGGAAACGGACAGCACACCAAAATGTGCAACCAGATCGCCATTGCAGGAGCCCTCTCAGGCGTCTGTGAGGCAATGGTTTATGCAAAAGCCAATGGTCTTGACGTAGATACCATGGTGGATTCCATCGCTACCGGTGCGGCAGGAAGCGCCCAGTTAAATGCAATGGCCCCCAGGATCCTTTCCGGAGACTTTGCACCAGGATTCTTTATCAAACATTTTATTAAAGACATGAAACTTGCGGCCGAAGAGGCGGAGGGTGCAGGTATCCGGCTTGGAGTGCTTGACCACGTGCTTTCCATGTATGAATCCATGGCTGCTTCTGGTCATGAAGATGAAGGAACACAGGCTCTAGTCAAATATTACCAGTGGTAA